The proteins below come from a single Mya arenaria isolate MELC-2E11 chromosome 8, ASM2691426v1 genomic window:
- the LOC128244212 gene encoding collagen alpha-2(I) chain-like encodes MLAYIGPVGWLNTLANIGPVGWLKTLANIGQVGWLNTLAYIGPVGWLNTLANIGPVGWLKTLANIGPVGWLNTLANKGPVGWLNTLAYISPVGWLNTLAYIGPVGWLQTLAYIGPVGWLQTLAYIGPVGRLQTLAYIGPVGWLKTLASIGPVGWLQTLSYIGPVGWLQTLSYIGPVGWLQMLSNIGPVGWLQTLANIGPVGWLQTLAYIGPVGWLKTLAYIGPVGWLKTLAYIGPVGWLKTLAYIGPVGWLKTLAYIGPVGWLKTLAYIGPVGWLKTLAYIGPVGWLKTLAYIGPVGWLKTLANIGPVGWLKTLAYIGPVGWLKTLANIGPVGWLKTLAYIGPVGWLKTLVNIGPVGWLKTLANIGPVGWLKTLANIGPVGWLKTLANIGPVGWLKTLANIGPVGWLKTLANIGQVGWLKTLAYIGPVGWLKTLAYIGPVGWLRTLANIGPVGWLRTLANIGPVG; translated from the coding sequence ATGTTAGCGTATATAGGCCCAGTTGGATGGCTCAATACGTTAGCGAATATAGGCCCAGTTGGATGGCTCAAGACGTTAGCGAATATAGGCCAAGTTGGATGGCTCAATACGTTAGCGTATATAGGCCCAGTTGGATGGCTCAATACGTTAGCGAATATAGGCCCAGTTGGATGGCTCAAGACGTTAGCGAATATAGGCCCAGTTGGATGGCTCAATACGTTAGCGAATAAAGGCCCAGTTGGATGGCTCAATACGTTAGCGTATATAAGCCCAGTTGGATGGCTCAATACGTTAGCGTATATAGGCCCAGTTGGATGGCTCCAGACGTTAGCGTATATAGGCCCAGTTGGATGGCTCCAGACGTTAGCGTATATAGGCCCAGTTGGAAGGCTCCAGACGTTAGCGTATATAGGCCCAGTTGGATGGCTCAAGACGTTAGCGAGTATAGGCCCAGTCGGATGGCTCCAGACGTTATCGTATATAGGCCCAGTCGGATGGCTCCAGACGTTATCGTATATAGGCCCAGTCGGATGGCTCCAGATGTTATCGAATATAGGCCCAGTCGGATGGCTCCAGACGTTAGCGAATATAGGCCCAGTCGGATGGCTCCAGACGTTAGCGTATATAGGCCCAGTCGGATGGCTCAAGACGTTAGCGTATATAGGCCCAGTCGGATGGCTCAAGACGTTAGCGTATATAGGCCCAGTTGGATGGCTCAAGACGTTAGCGTATATAGGCCCAGTTGGATGGCTCAAGACGTTAGCGTATATAGGCCCAGTTGGATGGCTCAAGACGTTAGCGTATATAGGCCCAGTTGGATGGCTCAAGACGTTAGCGTATATAGGCCCAGTTGGATGGCTCAAGACGCTAGCGTATATAGGCCCAGTTGGATGGCTCAAGACGCTAGCGAATATAGGCCCAGTTGGATGGCTCAAGACGCTAGCGTATATAGGCCCAGTTGGATGGCTCAAGACGCTAGCGAATATAGGCCCAGTTGGATGGCTCAAGACGTTAGCGTATATAGGACCAGTTGGATggctcaagacgttagtgaatatagGACCAGTTGGATGGCTCAAGACGTTAGCGAATATAGGACCAGTTGGATGGCTCAAGACGTTAGCGAATATAGGACCAGTTGGATGGCTCAAGACGTTAGCGAATATAGGACCAGTTGGATGGCTCAAGACGTTAGCGAATATAGGACCAGTTGGATGGCTCAAGACGTTAGCGAATATAGGCCAAGTTGGATGGCTCAAGACGTTAGCGTATATAGGCCCAGTTGGATGGCTCAAGACGTTAGCGTATATAGGCCCAGTTGGATGGCTCAGGACGTTAGCGAATATAGGCCCAGTTGGATGGCTCAGGACGTTAGCTAATATAGGCCCAGTTGGATGA